The following are encoded together in the Microcaecilia unicolor chromosome 12, aMicUni1.1, whole genome shotgun sequence genome:
- the LOC115481887 gene encoding G-protein coupled receptor 37-like 1: MLFVLLCLLGALLQTPGTLTAKADAELIGKDGDPSEMNSKDMEYRAWETSLFLESTARFDMESVGWNTQNFRTDDIVLSSPSRLRTRERVRRGAKDDDSVAMQQFAPAVRVEYPRPINPAQIWPTKPPLPSSMDPSKHREGSHTTRNGSRTPDVGPHNNYTLTSDKQPQIQNPLYPLTENSYSAYAVMFLSLIVFAIGIIGNLSVMCIVWHNYYLKSAWNSILASLAFWDFLVLFFCLPVVIFNELTKKRLLGDISCRAVQYLEVSSLGVSTFSLCALGIDRFHAATSPQSKLGPIEQCQSIVAKLAVIWVGSMTLALPEIMLWQLTQDTSPVSGMVTEFCTIKPSSNLPESIYSLVLTYQNARMWWYFGCYFCLPIIFTISCQLVTRRIQSSVKTVKCRGSKHDQCEKQLNWTVIGLAIVYGICTVPENICNILVAYASLDMSKQTLDLLNLINQFFMFFKSSVTPVILLCLCKPLGQAFMDCCCCCCEECGQRGSSSDGSDGQLKTEMSSSIFFDKPREMPAPVLAIGTPC, translated from the exons atgctttttgttttgctgtgcttGCTGGGAGCCCTCCTGCAGACCCCAGGGACCCTGACAGCAAAAGCAGACGCTGAGCTTATTGGGAAGGATGGTGACCCTTCGGAGATGAATTCCAAAGACATGGAATACAGGGCTTGGGAAACATCCCTTTTTCTAGAATCCACTGCACGGTTTGATATGGAAAGTGTTGGATGGAACACGCAGAATTTCAGAACTGATGACATAGTTCTCTCATCTCCATCCAGGTTGCGgaccagagagagagtgaggaggGGAGCCAAGGATGATGATTCAGTAGCAATGCAGCAGTTTGCCCCGGCTGTACGAGTGGAATACCCCAGACCCATCAACCCTGCCCAGATCTGGCCAACCAAGCCTCCGCTACCTTCCAGCATGGACCCGTCAAAGCACCGAGAAGGGAGCCACACGACAAGAAATGGAAGCAGGACTCCAGACGTGGGACCCCATAACAACTACACTTTGACTTCAGATAAGCAACCACAGATCCAGAACCCGCTGTACCCTTTGACGGAAAACTCTTACAGTGCCTACGCTGTGATGTTCCTGTCCCTGATCGTCTTTGCCATTGGCATTATTGGTAACTTGTCCGTCATGTGCATTGTCTGGCACAACTACTACCTGAAGAGCGCCTGGAACTCCATCCTGGCCAGTTTGGCCTTCTGGGACTTTCTAGTTCTCTTTTTCTGCCTGCCAGTGGTGATTTTTAATGAACTCACTAAGAAAAGGCTCCTGGGAGATATATCCTGCCGAGCTGTGCAATACCTGGAG GTGTCTTCGCTAGGGGTTTCTACCTTCAGCCTCTGTGCCTTGGGAATCGATAGATTCCATGCAGCAACAAGCCCTCAGTCCAAACTGGGGCCCATAGAACAGTGCCAGTCCATCGTTGCCAAACTTGctgtcatctgggttggatccaTGACGTTGGCTCTGCCAGAGATTATGCTTTGGCAACTAACACAAGAcacgtcaccagtttctggtaTGGTTACAGAATTCTGCACCATAAAGCCTTCATCGAACCTGCCTGAATCCATCTACTCTCTGGTTCTGACTTATCAAAATGCAAGAATGTGGTGGTATTTTGGCTGCTATTTCTGCCTCCCAATTATCTTCACCATTAGCTGCCAACTGGTGACCCGAAGAATCCAAAGTTCTGTAAAGACAGTTAAGTGCCGCGGTTCAAAGCATGACCAGTGTGAGAAGCAGCTCAACTGGACTGTGATAGGATTGGCCATTGTATACGGAATTTGCACCGTTCCCGAAAATATCTGTAACATTCTGGTAGCGTACGCATCTCTGGACATGTCCAAGCAGACCTTGGACCTACTCAATCTCATCAACCAATTCTTCATGTTCTTCAAGTCATCTGTGACCCCCGTgattctgctttgcctttgcaaaccCCTTGGCCAGGCTTTCATggactgctgttgctgctgctgtgaaGAGTGTGGACAACGGGGGTCTTCCAGTGATGGTTCTGACGGCCAACTCAAGACAGAGATGTCCTCCTCCATTTTTTTTGATAAGCCTAGGGAGATGCCAGCACCAGTCCTCGCAATTGGAACGCCTTGCTAA